A single genomic interval of Spirosoma linguale DSM 74 harbors:
- a CDS encoding RagB/SusD domain protein (PFAM: RagB/SusD domain protein) translates to MKYIFKSLSFCLFLGVTLIACNSDFLNTKPLDKVSGGAVWSDQSLAEAFVTDVYNGIRDGILDQMSLDCQTDNALYSFGKQDVNEANVSPSNTGTVKNTMEWGTVYARIRAANIALANLAKPQFDNATVADRMKGEMYFMRGYFYNQLLRYYGGVPIIKSPYTLDNPDFTIARNTYEECVNAIVSDLDSAAILLKGKNLAAGRATQGAAMALKARVLLYAASDLHDIPTAKAKSSVIASFSKPELLGYVSGDRTARWQKAKDAAKAVMDLNQYGYKLNLTAPVSPAEGQQNYINLYLSRNGGEADGIFLKYYIRASFDDWGSWYPRNNMPNGYHGWTSSQPTQQLVDSYEMMDGTKFDWSNPAHASSPYENRDPRFYASILFDGAQWKPRTPDGAGIDPAGQIQMGEYEVGSSSSPTKFSGLDTRNSTIENWNGTWTGYAIRKFMDPDPTLVDQNIRQEVPSIQIRFTEVVLNYAEACMALGQEEEAKTWLNKIRFRVGMPAITESGAALVTRYQNERNIEMLFEDQRFYDVRRWMTAPTALGSQAKIIIITGKLKPGKTVTTYKYSKENYTYSYSVQDLGTGKENRKWADKIYFLPINRDEMNRNNKLVQNPGY, encoded by the coding sequence ATGAAATACATATTTAAAAGCTTATCGTTCTGCCTGTTTCTAGGTGTAACGTTGATAGCCTGTAACAGTGATTTTCTAAACACCAAACCCCTCGACAAAGTATCGGGGGGGGCGGTCTGGTCAGATCAGTCTCTGGCCGAAGCCTTTGTGACCGATGTGTACAATGGTATACGTGATGGTATTCTCGACCAGATGAGTCTGGACTGCCAGACCGACAACGCCTTGTACAGTTTCGGTAAGCAGGACGTGAACGAAGCCAATGTCAGCCCCTCTAATACCGGTACCGTTAAAAATACGATGGAGTGGGGTACTGTCTACGCCCGCATCCGGGCTGCTAACATCGCCCTGGCCAATCTGGCTAAGCCTCAGTTCGACAATGCCACCGTTGCCGATCGGATGAAAGGTGAGATGTACTTCATGCGGGGTTACTTTTACAACCAGTTGCTGCGCTACTATGGTGGTGTTCCCATCATCAAGTCGCCCTACACCCTGGATAACCCCGATTTCACCATCGCCCGCAACACCTACGAGGAGTGCGTTAACGCCATTGTGAGTGACCTGGATTCGGCGGCTATCCTGCTGAAAGGCAAGAACCTGGCTGCTGGCCGGGCGACTCAGGGTGCGGCCATGGCCCTCAAAGCACGGGTGCTGTTATATGCAGCCAGTGACCTGCACGACATCCCAACGGCAAAGGCCAAGTCGAGCGTAATTGCCAGTTTCAGCAAGCCTGAGCTGCTGGGCTACGTTAGCGGTGACCGGACAGCGCGCTGGCAGAAGGCCAAGGATGCGGCCAAAGCGGTGATGGATCTGAACCAGTATGGCTACAAGCTCAACCTGACGGCACCGGTTTCGCCAGCCGAAGGTCAGCAGAACTACATCAACCTATACCTCTCACGCAATGGTGGGGAAGCTGATGGTATCTTCCTGAAGTACTACATCCGGGCATCGTTCGATGACTGGGGTTCGTGGTACCCCCGCAACAACATGCCGAACGGCTATCATGGCTGGACGTCGAGTCAGCCAACCCAGCAACTGGTAGATAGCTACGAGATGATGGACGGCACCAAGTTTGACTGGAGCAATCCGGCTCACGCCAGTTCGCCTTATGAGAACCGGGACCCCCGTTTCTACGCATCGATTCTCTTTGACGGCGCGCAGTGGAAGCCCCGCACACCAGACGGAGCGGGCATCGACCCGGCTGGTCAGATTCAAATGGGTGAGTACGAAGTTGGTAGCTCGTCGAGCCCGACCAAGTTTTCGGGTCTGGACACGCGTAACAGCACCATTGAAAACTGGAATGGTACCTGGACAGGGTATGCGATCCGTAAGTTTATGGACCCCGATCCAACGCTGGTGGATCAGAACATCCGTCAGGAGGTACCTTCTATTCAAATTCGGTTCACGGAGGTGGTGTTGAACTATGCTGAGGCCTGCATGGCGCTGGGTCAGGAAGAGGAAGCCAAGACTTGGCTCAACAAAATCCGTTTCCGGGTAGGTATGCCAGCCATTACCGAGTCGGGTGCTGCTCTGGTGACTCGTTACCAGAACGAGCGCAACATCGAGATGTTATTTGAAGATCAGCGTTTCTACGATGTACGCCGATGGATGACGGCACCAACGGCTCTGGGTAGTCAGGCGAAGATCATTATCATTACGGGCAAGCTCAAGCCGGGTAAGACTGTAACGACTTATAAGTACAGCAAGGAGAACTACACCTATTCGTACAGTGTACAGGACCTGGGTACGGGTAAGGAGAACCGCAAGTGGGCGGATAAGATCTACTTCCTGCCCATCAACCGGGATGAGATGAACCGTAATAACAAGCTGGTTCAGAATCCGGGCTACTAA